In Methylotenera sp. L2L1, the following proteins share a genomic window:
- a CDS encoding DUF2238 domain-containing protein: protein MVQVHRHFYLVLLSILGAVFAWSAINPADRLTWVLEVAPVVIVLPILVFTYRSFVFTPLVYVLILIHALILLVGGHYTYAEVPWFNWLRDTYELSRNYYDRVGHFAQGFVPAMVAREILLRKSPLVPGRWLLFIVSCICLSISAFYELIEWWVAAYEGGAADAFLGTQGDVWDTQWDMLIALVGAITAQVFLAKVHDRQMMNVSR from the coding sequence TTTGCTTGGTCTGCAATCAATCCTGCTGATAGGTTAACATGGGTGCTAGAAGTGGCACCTGTTGTGATTGTATTACCTATACTGGTTTTTACTTACCGTTCCTTTGTATTTACTCCGCTGGTTTATGTGTTGATATTGATTCACGCGCTCATCTTATTGGTTGGCGGTCATTACACTTACGCCGAAGTGCCTTGGTTTAATTGGTTGCGTGACACTTATGAGTTGTCTCGCAATTATTACGATAGGGTTGGCCATTTTGCACAAGGATTTGTGCCTGCGATGGTGGCTCGTGAAATCTTATTGAGAAAATCTCCCTTAGTGCCTGGCCGATGGCTACTTTTCATTGTGAGCTGTATATGCCTAAGCATTAGTGCCTTTTATGAGTTGATTGAGTGGTGGGTGGCAGCCTATGAGGGCGGTGCTGCGGATGCTTTTTTAGGGACGCAAGGCGATGTGTGGGATACTCAGTGGGATATGTTGATTGCATTGGTAGGGGCCATCACTGCGCAAGTGTTTTTGGCAAAAGTTCATGATCGGCAGATGATGAATGTGTCACGTTGA
- the carA gene encoding glutamine-hydrolyzing carbamoyl-phosphate synthase small subunit, whose amino-acid sequence MSQNLPAILVLADGTVFRGMSIGASGHAVAEVVFNTSMTGYQEILTDPSYTKQIVTLTYPHIGNYGVNNEDVESGKVYASGLVIRDLPLTHSNFRNTQSLSEYLVANNVVAIADIDTRKLTRILREKGAQTGVIVAGEADEATALSLATHAIAGFPGLAGMDLAKVVSCEKSYQFTEGEWALGQGFTPAPQEQFHVVAFDYGVKRNILRMLVSRGCKVTVLPAQATAEEALALNPDGVFLSNGPGDPEPCDYAISAIRTIVDKGVPTFGICLGHQLLALASGAKTLKMKFGHHGANHPVQDVETKRVYITSQNHGFAADAATLPANVKVTHVSLFDGSLQGMARTDKPAFSFQGHPEASPGPTEMSYLFDKFIDLMRAQ is encoded by the coding sequence GTGTCACAAAACCTGCCCGCCATACTTGTACTAGCAGATGGAACCGTGTTTCGTGGCATGTCGATCGGAGCTTCTGGGCATGCTGTAGCTGAAGTTGTGTTTAATACTTCGATGACAGGCTACCAAGAAATATTGACAGACCCATCTTATACCAAACAAATTGTTACGCTGACTTATCCGCATATCGGAAATTACGGTGTTAATAACGAAGACGTAGAGTCTGGCAAAGTGTATGCCAGCGGTTTGGTGATTAGGGATTTGCCGCTAACACATAGTAACTTTAGAAACACCCAGTCTTTATCTGAATATTTAGTGGCTAACAACGTGGTGGCGATCGCTGATATCGACACGCGCAAACTGACCAGAATCCTACGTGAAAAAGGCGCACAAACAGGCGTTATCGTTGCTGGTGAAGCGGATGAAGCGACAGCGCTATCATTGGCCACGCATGCAATCGCTGGTTTCCCTGGTTTGGCTGGCATGGATTTAGCCAAAGTGGTGAGCTGTGAGAAATCTTATCAATTCACTGAAGGTGAGTGGGCGTTGGGTCAGGGCTTTACCCCAGCACCGCAAGAGCAGTTTCATGTAGTGGCATTTGATTACGGTGTAAAACGTAACATTCTGCGCATGCTGGTTTCACGAGGCTGTAAAGTAACTGTTCTGCCTGCACAAGCCACAGCAGAAGAGGCGTTAGCACTTAACCCTGATGGCGTGTTCTTATCAAACGGCCCAGGTGACCCAGAGCCATGTGATTACGCAATCTCTGCAATTAGAACGATTGTAGATAAAGGTGTTCCTACTTTTGGTATCTGTTTAGGGCATCAATTGTTAGCACTTGCTTCTGGTGCTAAGACGCTTAAAATGAAATTCGGTCATCATGGCGCGAACCATCCTGTGCAAGATGTTGAAACAAAGCGTGTTTATATTACCAGCCAAAACCACGGTTTTGCAGCGGATGCAGCTACTTTGCCAGCAAATGTCAAAGTAACGCATGTATCGTTGTTTGACGGCAGTTTGCAAGGCATGGCGCGTACAGATAAGCCTGCATTTAGTTTCCAAGGTCACCCAGAAGCGAGCCCAGGCCCAACTGAAATGAGTTACCTGTTCGATAAGTTTATAGACTTAATGCGGGCGCAGTAA
- the carB gene encoding carbamoyl-phosphate synthase large subunit, with protein sequence MAKRTDIKSILIIGAGPIVIGQACEFDYSGAQACKALREEGYRVILVNSNPATIMTDPEMADATYIEPVTWQVVEKIIEKERPDALLPTMGGQTALNCALDLDKHGVLAKFNVELIGASKEAIDKAEDRQKFKEAMTKIGLGSARSAIAHSMEEALQVQASIGYPAIIRPSFTMGGSGGGIAYNREEFITICERGLDASPTNELLIEESLLGWKEYEMEVVRDSADNCIIICSIENLDPMGVHTGDSITVAPAQTLTDKEYQIMRNASLAVLREIGVDTGGSNVQFAINPDDGRMIVIEMNPRVSRSSALASKATGFPIAKVAAKLAVGFTLDELRNEITGGATPASFEPSIDYVVTKIPRFAFEKFPQADSRLTTQMKSVGEVMAIGRTFQESLQKALRGLEVGVDGLDEKTTDLDTITKEIGVPGPERIWYVGDAFRMGLSVDEVFNISKIDPWFLVQLKDLIDREQALKGKHIADLDKAALLQLKRRGFSDRRLARLLDTDQHAVRAYRQALSVRPVYKRVDTCAAEFATNTAYMYSTYEEECESKPTDKKKIMVLGGGPNRIGQGIEFDYCCVHAAFAMREDGYETIMVNCNPETVSTDYDTSDRLYFEPVTLEDVLEIVALEKPVGVIVQYGGQTPLKLARDLEKAGVPIIGTTPDAIDKAEDRERFQKMLQELGLKQPPNRTARTPEEAIRLAMEIGYPLVVRPSYVLGGRAMEIVQEQSQLERYMREAVKVSNESPVLLDRFLNDALEVDVDALSDGQEVIIGGIMEHVEQAGVHSGDSACSLPPYSLSAELQDELRVQTKQMAMALGVVGLMNVQFAIQGETVYVLEVNPRASRTVPFVSKACGLQLAKVAARCMAGQTLASQNVTREIIPPFYSVKEAVFPFIKFPGVDTILGPEMKSTGEVMGVGSTFAEAFLKSQLGASTKLPEGGRAFISVRKEDYLKVVEIGQQLHQLGFELVATKGTASALVEHGLKVQAVNKVAEGRPHIVDMIKNGDISFIVNVTEDKRAVADSYEIRRSALQNKVTYYTTIAGAKAACIGMAHMQELQVESLQNLHKQLS encoded by the coding sequence ATGGCAAAACGTACAGACATAAAATCAATTCTTATCATCGGTGCAGGTCCAATTGTAATCGGACAAGCATGTGAATTCGACTACTCAGGCGCGCAGGCGTGTAAAGCGCTACGTGAAGAGGGTTATCGCGTTATTTTGGTTAACTCTAATCCTGCAACGATTATGACCGACCCTGAAATGGCCGATGCAACCTATATTGAGCCAGTGACTTGGCAAGTGGTTGAAAAAATTATTGAAAAAGAGCGTCCAGATGCATTGCTGCCTACTATGGGCGGTCAAACTGCGTTAAATTGCGCTTTAGATCTAGACAAGCATGGCGTGCTTGCTAAGTTTAACGTTGAGCTAATAGGCGCGTCAAAAGAGGCGATTGATAAAGCTGAAGATCGCCAAAAATTTAAAGAAGCCATGACCAAAATTGGTTTGGGTTCAGCACGTTCAGCCATTGCGCATAGCATGGAAGAAGCATTGCAAGTGCAGGCTAGTATTGGCTACCCAGCGATTATTCGCCCATCATTCACTATGGGTGGTAGCGGCGGTGGTATTGCTTACAACCGTGAAGAGTTCATCACCATTTGCGAACGTGGTTTAGATGCTTCACCTACTAATGAATTACTGATTGAAGAATCTCTACTCGGCTGGAAAGAGTACGAGATGGAAGTGGTGCGCGACTCTGCTGACAACTGCATCATTATCTGTTCAATTGAGAACTTAGATCCAATGGGCGTGCATACAGGTGACTCTATCACCGTGGCGCCAGCACAAACATTGACTGACAAAGAATACCAAATCATGCGTAACGCCTCATTGGCGGTGCTGCGTGAAATCGGCGTTGATACTGGTGGTTCAAACGTACAGTTTGCAATTAACCCAGATGATGGACGTATGATTGTGATTGAGATGAACCCGCGTGTGTCGCGTTCATCAGCACTTGCTTCAAAAGCAACAGGTTTTCCTATCGCGAAAGTAGCTGCGAAATTAGCGGTAGGCTTTACATTGGACGAATTGCGTAATGAAATTACTGGCGGTGCAACACCAGCGTCATTTGAGCCTTCAATTGACTATGTAGTGACTAAAATCCCTAGATTTGCTTTCGAGAAATTCCCCCAGGCTGACTCTCGTTTAACTACACAGATGAAATCTGTGGGTGAGGTGATGGCAATTGGCCGTACATTCCAAGAGTCACTCCAAAAAGCATTGCGCGGTCTTGAAGTTGGCGTGGATGGTTTGGACGAAAAGACAACAGATCTAGACACCATCACTAAAGAAATTGGTGTGCCGGGCCCTGAGCGTATTTGGTACGTAGGTGATGCATTCAGAATGGGTTTGAGTGTTGATGAAGTATTTAATATTTCTAAAATTGACCCATGGTTCTTAGTGCAGTTAAAGGATCTTATTGACCGTGAGCAGGCGCTAAAAGGCAAGCATATTGCAGATTTAGACAAAGCTGCCTTGCTGCAATTAAAACGCCGTGGTTTCTCTGATAGACGCCTAGCTAGATTGTTAGATACTGATCAGCATGCTGTGCGTGCTTATCGTCAGGCGTTGAGCGTGCGTCCTGTATATAAACGCGTAGATACTTGCGCGGCAGAGTTCGCAACGAATACGGCTTATATGTACTCTACTTATGAAGAAGAGTGCGAGTCTAAGCCTACAGATAAAAAGAAAATCATGGTATTAGGTGGTGGTCCCAACCGCATTGGCCAAGGGATTGAGTTTGACTACTGCTGTGTACACGCAGCATTTGCAATGCGCGAAGATGGCTATGAAACTATCATGGTGAATTGCAATCCTGAAACTGTTTCTACCGATTACGATACTTCAGATCGTTTGTACTTCGAGCCTGTCACTTTGGAAGATGTATTGGAAATCGTTGCACTGGAAAAACCAGTGGGTGTGATTGTGCAATACGGCGGACAAACGCCATTGAAATTAGCGCGTGACCTAGAAAAAGCAGGTGTGCCAATTATCGGTACAACACCAGACGCGATTGATAAAGCAGAAGACCGCGAACGTTTCCAAAAAATGTTGCAAGAGTTGGGTTTGAAACAACCACCAAACCGTACTGCCAGAACGCCGGAAGAAGCGATTCGTTTGGCAATGGAAATTGGTTACCCATTGGTGGTGCGTCCTAGTTATGTATTGGGCGGCCGCGCGATGGAAATCGTACAAGAGCAGAGCCAGCTTGAGCGCTACATGCGTGAGGCCGTTAAAGTTTCTAACGAGTCTCCAGTATTGCTTGATCGCTTCTTAAATGATGCACTTGAAGTGGATGTGGATGCATTGTCTGATGGTCAAGAAGTCATCATTGGCGGCATTATGGAGCACGTTGAACAAGCCGGCGTTCACTCTGGTGACTCAGCATGTTCGTTGCCACCATATAGTTTATCTGCTGAGTTGCAAGATGAGCTTCGCGTGCAAACTAAACAAATGGCAATGGCGCTGGGTGTGGTTGGTTTGATGAATGTGCAGTTTGCGATTCAAGGTGAAACGGTTTACGTGCTGGAAGTAAATCCTCGAGCATCTCGTACAGTGCCTTTCGTGTCTAAGGCTTGTGGCTTGCAGTTAGCTAAAGTTGCTGCACGTTGTATGGCGGGTCAAACACTTGCATCACAAAATGTGACGCGAGAAATTATTCCACCATTCTATTCAGTCAAAGAAGCGGTGTTCCCATTTATTAAGTTCCCAGGCGTAGACACGATTCTAGGTCCTGAAATGAAATCAACGGGCGAAGTGATGGGTGTAGGCAGTACTTTTGCTGAAGCTTTCTTGAAATCACAGCTTGGCGCTTCAACCAAGTTGCCTGAGGGTGGCCGCGCGTTTATTAGCGTGCGCAAAGAGGATTACCTGAAAGTCGTTGAAATTGGGCAACAACTTCACCAGTTGGGTTTTGAACTAGTGGCTACAAAGGGTACAGCATCTGCATTAGTAGAGCATGGTTTGAAAGTGCAAGCGGTTAATAAAGTAGCAGAAGGTCGCCCACATATTGTCGATATGATCAAGAATGGTGATATTAGCTTTATCGTGAACGTGACGGAAGATAAGCGTGCTGTTGCAGACTCTTATGAGATTCGTCGTTCAGCATTGCAAAATAAAGTGACGTACTACACCACCATCGCTGGTGCTAAAGCAGCGTGTATTGGTATGGCGCATATGCAAGAGTTGCAGGTAGAGTCATTGCAAAACTTGCATAAACAGCTAAGCTAA
- the greA gene encoding transcription elongation factor GreA, with protein sequence MALSQFPVTIRGAELLKEELQRLRGVDRPNIIQAIAEARAQGDLSENAEYESAKERQSFIEGRIAELEAKLSNLQIIDPQTLNAEGRVVFGATVNIEDLDSGDNKTYQIVGEDEADIKNGKISVSSPIARGLIGKSAGDIAEVSAPGGVKEYEVLDVLYI encoded by the coding sequence ATGGCATTGAGTCAATTTCCGGTAACTATTCGCGGTGCAGAATTGTTAAAAGAGGAATTACAGCGTTTACGTGGTGTTGATCGTCCAAATATCATTCAGGCAATTGCTGAAGCGCGTGCGCAGGGTGATTTGTCAGAAAATGCAGAATATGAATCAGCAAAAGAACGTCAAAGTTTTATTGAAGGACGCATTGCTGAACTAGAGGCAAAACTATCAAACTTGCAAATAATTGACCCGCAAACATTGAATGCAGAAGGCCGTGTTGTGTTTGGTGCAACGGTAAATATTGAAGACTTAGATTCAGGCGATAATAAAACTTATCAAATTGTTGGTGAAGATGAAGCCGATATTAAGAATGGTAAGATTTCTGTGAGCTCACCAATTGCACGTGGTTTAATTGGCAAGTCTGCAGGAGATATTGCTGAGGTTTCAGCACCTGGTGGCGTAAAAGAGTATGAAGTACTAGATGTACTGTACATTTAA
- a CDS encoding DUF4149 domain-containing protein: MAYRLSLILIALWAGALWSTGMSAYVLFDSLQDKQLAGSLAGKLFNVVTYIGFASAFYLLIHRLVQFGTSALKQSFFWAVFVMLLLVLAGHFGIQPILEGLKSQAFPADVMQSVFADRFRNWHGVASLAYVFECVLAVVMVLKAR; this comes from the coding sequence GTGGCTTATCGACTATCATTGATTTTAATTGCTTTATGGGCAGGTGCTTTGTGGAGCACCGGCATGAGTGCATATGTACTGTTTGATAGTCTTCAAGATAAGCAGTTGGCAGGTAGTCTTGCCGGCAAGTTATTTAATGTTGTGACCTACATTGGTTTTGCCAGTGCTTTTTATTTGCTGATTCATCGCTTAGTGCAGTTTGGTACGTCAGCGCTTAAACAGTCATTCTTTTGGGCTGTTTTTGTGATGTTGCTGTTAGTGTTGGCTGGCCATTTTGGTATTCAGCCAATTCTCGAGGGATTGAAATCTCAGGCATTTCCAGCAGATGTGATGCAGAGTGTATTTGCGGACAGGTTTAGAAACTGGCATGGTGTTGCCAGTTTAGCTTATGTGTTTGAATGTGTGCTTGCAGTCGTGATGGTGCTAAAAGCACGCTAG
- the yhbY gene encoding ribosome assembly RNA-binding protein YhbY, with the protein MKLSTKQIAHLRGLAHSLNPVVMIGNNGLTENVVKEIELNLNAHELIKVQVAGDDRVARKAMFDEVCKLTNAIAVHHIGKQLVFYRTSSTIKESAKVVIPKL; encoded by the coding sequence ATGAAACTAAGTACCAAACAAATCGCGCACCTACGAGGCCTTGCTCATAGCTTAAACCCAGTTGTCATGATAGGCAATAATGGTTTAACGGAAAATGTAGTTAAAGAAATCGAACTTAACTTAAACGCTCATGAGCTCATTAAAGTGCAAGTGGCTGGAGATGACCGTGTAGCACGCAAAGCTATGTTTGATGAAGTCTGCAAACTAACTAATGCTATTGCAGTGCATCACATTGGAAAACAACTGGTATTTTACCGCACAAGTAGCACGATCAAAGAAAGTGCTAAAGTAGTAATTCCTAAACTTTAA
- the rlmE gene encoding 23S rRNA (uridine(2552)-2'-O)-methyltransferase RlmE: MKPTRTSKAWMQEHLNDPYVKLAQKDGYRARAAYKLMEIDDKDKLIKPGMTIVDLGSAPGSWSQVAVQRLKGQGKVIALDILDMSPIGGVTFLQGDFREESVLRLLEQTLNNVKVDLVIADMAPNISGVKDVDQAGAAYLTELALDFSKEWLKPSGNFLVKVFIGAGFEEILQNMRQMFDKVVTRKPKASRDRSSEVYLLGIGRKP, encoded by the coding sequence ATGAAACCTACACGTACCAGTAAAGCTTGGATGCAAGAGCATCTAAATGACCCTTATGTAAAACTTGCGCAAAAAGATGGCTATCGTGCGCGCGCTGCATATAAGTTAATGGAAATTGACGATAAAGATAAATTAATCAAGCCAGGCATGACTATCGTGGACTTGGGCTCTGCGCCAGGTAGCTGGTCTCAAGTCGCTGTTCAGCGTTTAAAAGGGCAGGGGAAAGTGATTGCACTTGATATATTGGACATGAGTCCAATTGGTGGCGTGACCTTCTTGCAGGGTGACTTTCGTGAAGAGTCTGTGCTTAGGCTGTTAGAACAAACATTAAATAATGTGAAAGTAGACCTTGTAATTGCAGATATGGCCCCCAATATCAGTGGGGTGAAAGATGTAGATCAAGCAGGTGCCGCCTATTTAACAGAGTTGGCACTGGATTTTAGTAAAGAATGGTTGAAACCAAGTGGAAACTTTTTGGTCAAGGTATTTATAGGTGCAGGTTTCGAAGAAATTTTGCAAAATATGCGTCAAATGTTTGATAAAGTAGTGACCCGTAAGCCAAAAGCATCGCGTGATAGAAGCAGTGAAGTTTATTTGCTAGGAATAGGTCGTAAACCTTAA
- the ftsH gene encoding ATP-dependent zinc metalloprotease FtsH yields the protein MNNVFKNVAIWLAIAMILMAVFNLSGVKGNADNQIVYSQFIQDVKDGRIAKVQIDGRVLRGTTQDGKKFNTYAPSDPWLVSDLLKYNVAVESKPEEEQSLLMSIFVSWFPMILLIGVWIFFMRQMQGGGKGGGPFSFGKSKARQLDEGNNHTTFADVAGCDEAKEEVFELVEFLRDPSKFQKLGGRIPRGVLMVGPPGTGKTLLARAIAGEAKVPFFTISGSDFVEMFVGVGASRVRDMFETAKKNSPCIIFIDEIDAVGRSRGAGTGGGNDEREQTLNQMLVEMDGFEANSGVIVIAATNRADVLDKALLRPGRFDRQVMVGLPDIKGREQILLVHMRKVPIDPDVKADILARGTPGFSGADLANLVNESALFAARRNKRTVDMQDFEDAKDKIFMGPERKSMVMREDERRNTAYHESGHAVVAKLLPKADPVHKVTIMPRGWALGLTWQLPEFDRISNYKDKMLEEISILFGGRIAEEIFMHQMSTGASNDFERATKLARDMVTRYGMSDAMGTMVYTGSEQDSFFGSMSSKTVSEATQQKVDAEIRRILDEQYNIARRLLEDNRDKVEAMTAALLEYETIDADQINDIMAGEPVREPKPRQAKVPPASDAGSSGPSAAPTGAPQHSANT from the coding sequence TTGAACAACGTGTTTAAGAATGTTGCTATTTGGTTAGCAATCGCCATGATACTGATGGCGGTATTTAACTTGTCTGGCGTTAAAGGTAACGCAGACAACCAAATTGTATATTCACAATTTATTCAAGACGTTAAAGACGGGCGCATTGCTAAAGTGCAAATTGATGGACGTGTTTTGCGCGGTACTACCCAAGATGGTAAAAAATTCAATACCTACGCACCTTCTGACCCATGGTTAGTGTCTGACCTGCTTAAATACAATGTAGCGGTTGAGTCTAAACCTGAAGAAGAGCAGTCATTGCTCATGAGTATTTTTGTGTCATGGTTCCCTATGATTTTACTCATCGGTGTTTGGATTTTCTTTATGCGCCAAATGCAAGGTGGCGGTAAAGGTGGCGGTCCATTTTCTTTTGGTAAGAGTAAAGCCCGCCAGTTAGATGAAGGTAATAATCACACTACTTTTGCTGATGTCGCAGGATGCGATGAGGCAAAAGAAGAGGTATTTGAACTGGTAGAGTTTTTGCGTGATCCGTCGAAATTCCAGAAGCTAGGTGGTCGTATTCCACGTGGTGTATTAATGGTGGGCCCGCCAGGTACAGGTAAGACCTTACTGGCGCGTGCGATTGCTGGTGAAGCTAAAGTTCCTTTCTTTACAATTTCAGGTTCTGATTTCGTAGAGATGTTTGTGGGTGTTGGTGCGTCACGTGTACGTGATATGTTTGAAACTGCTAAAAAGAATTCACCATGCATCATCTTTATTGATGAGATTGATGCGGTTGGTCGTAGCCGTGGTGCCGGTACCGGTGGTGGTAATGATGAGCGTGAGCAAACACTGAACCAAATGCTGGTTGAAATGGATGGCTTTGAAGCTAACTCTGGCGTGATTGTGATTGCGGCTACTAACCGCGCTGATGTATTAGATAAAGCGTTGTTACGTCCAGGTCGTTTTGACCGTCAAGTGATGGTAGGCTTGCCGGATATTAAAGGCCGTGAGCAGATTTTATTAGTGCATATGCGTAAAGTGCCGATTGATCCTGATGTAAAAGCGGATATCTTGGCACGCGGTACCCCTGGCTTTAGTGGCGCGGATTTAGCAAACCTTGTGAATGAGTCTGCATTGTTTGCGGCACGCCGTAACAAGCGTACTGTAGATATGCAAGATTTCGAAGATGCTAAAGATAAGATTTTCATGGGTCCTGAGCGTAAATCCATGGTGATGCGTGAAGATGAGCGTCGTAATACTGCTTACCACGAGTCTGGTCACGCAGTGGTTGCTAAATTGCTACCAAAAGCTGACCCTGTCCATAAGGTAACGATTATGCCGCGTGGTTGGGCATTAGGTTTAACTTGGCAGTTACCCGAATTTGACCGTATCAGTAACTACAAAGACAAGATGCTGGAAGAGATTTCTATTTTGTTTGGTGGCCGTATTGCAGAAGAAATCTTTATGCATCAAATGTCTACAGGTGCGTCAAACGACTTTGAGCGTGCGACAAAACTGGCGCGAGACATGGTGACACGTTATGGTATGAGTGATGCAATGGGCACCATGGTCTATACCGGAAGTGAGCAGGATTCATTTTTTGGCAGCATGAGCTCTAAAACCGTTTCAGAAGCGACCCAACAAAAAGTTGACGCTGAGATTCGCCGTATTTTAGATGAGCAATATAATATTGCGCGTAGGTTGCTGGAAGATAATCGCGATAAAGTTGAGGCAATGACGGCTGCTTTGTTAGAGTACGAGACCATTGATGCTGATCAGATCAATGACATCATGGCTGGTGAGCCTGTGAGAGAGCCTAAGCCTAGGCAAGCTAAAGTGCCGCCGGCTAGTGATGCAGGCTCCTCTGGACCAAGTGCAGCACCAACAGGAGCGCCTCAGCATAGCGCAAACACCTAA
- the folP gene encoding dihydropteroate synthase, which produces MQTQYQFNCGKYQLNLNRPHVMGIVNVTPDSFSDGGIYSSTDLAIAHGLELIAEGADILDIGGESTRPGAPPVSLDEELRRVMPVIEALAAVSTVPLSIDTYKPEVMRRAIAAGIDIVNDVRALQEDDAIEIVANSDVGVCLMHMQGMPQTMQLAPSYQDVVSEVLQFLTDRMHIVTSAGIAIDRIVLDPGFGFGKTTAHNIALIQHLTEIGAIGRPLLVGLSRKSVLGKIAGGDEQQRLHAGLAASVISAMKGAKIVRVHDVKATVDALKVVTAVMPV; this is translated from the coding sequence ATGCAAACTCAATATCAATTTAATTGCGGTAAATACCAGCTTAACTTAAATCGCCCTCACGTGATGGGAATTGTTAATGTGACGCCTGACTCATTTTCTGATGGCGGTATATATTCCAGCACTGATCTAGCGATAGCACATGGTTTAGAGTTAATTGCAGAAGGTGCTGATATTTTGGATATCGGTGGCGAGTCTACAAGGCCAGGTGCCCCCCCTGTGAGTCTGGATGAAGAGTTAAGACGAGTAATGCCTGTCATTGAGGCGTTAGCTGCGGTTTCAACCGTGCCACTGTCGATTGATACTTATAAGCCAGAAGTCATGCGTAGAGCGATTGCGGCAGGTATTGATATCGTGAATGATGTGCGTGCACTACAAGAAGATGACGCCATTGAAATAGTCGCTAATAGTGATGTTGGTGTGTGTTTGATGCACATGCAAGGCATGCCACAAACCATGCAGTTAGCACCAAGCTATCAGGACGTTGTCAGTGAAGTGTTGCAGTTTTTAACTGATAGAATGCATATAGTGACTTCGGCTGGAATTGCGATAGATCGTATCGTGTTAGACCCTGGCTTTGGCTTTGGAAAAACCACGGCACATAATATTGCACTGATACAGCATTTGACTGAGATTGGCGCTATTGGAAGGCCTTTGCTGGTAGGATTGTCACGTAAATCCGTATTAGGGAAAATTGCAGGTGGCGATGAGCAGCAACGTTTACATGCCGGTCTTGCCGCTTCGGTAATCTCTGCAATGAAGGGTGCTAAGATTGTGCGTGTACATGACGTTAAAGCGACAGTTGATGCACTGAAAGTTGTGACGGCTGTGATGCCAGTTTAA